DNA from Pseudomonas putida:
GTCGTTCCTGGAGAACGCTGGCGAGCGTGGCAGCCTCTATCTGCACTACATCGTCGAGCGCCTCGAAGAGCGCGACATGCCGCTGGAGCTGGCCCTGCTGCCGGCGATCGAAAGCGCCTACAACCCGATGGCCTACTCCCGCGCCCATGCGGTCGGCCTGTGGCAGTTCATCCCGTCGACCGGACGCCACTTCAACCTGCGTCAAACCAATTTCTACGATGGCCGACGCGACATCACCGCATCGACCAACGCCGCGCTCGACTACCTGGGCCGCCTGCACGACATGTTCAACGGCGACTGGCTGCTGGCCCTGGCCGCCTACAACGCCGGTGAGGGCACCGTGAGCCGGGCCATCGAGCGCAACGAGCGCCTGGGCCTGCCCACCGACTACTGGAACCTGCCGCTCCCCCAGGAAACCCGCGACTACGTGCCCAAGCTGCTGGCCCTGTCGCAGGTGGTCATGACCCCGCAAGCCTACGGCGTCAGCCTCAGTCCCATCGCCAACGAGCCTTACTTCGAAGCCGTCGCCATCAACGACCGCCTTGACCTGTCGCGGGTCGCGGCGTTCGCCGACATCGACGAGGACGAGCTGATCCAGCTCAACCCAGCCTTCAAGAAGCGTATGACCGTGGACGGCCCCAAGCAGTTGCTGGTGCCCACCGCCAAGGCCCAATTGCTGACCGACAGCCTGTCCAACCTCAAGCCTGAGGAGCTGGTCAGCCTGCAACCGAACAAGGCCGTGTTCCAAGCCGCCCTGGCGGAAGCCAAAGCCCCTGCGGCGACCCGCAGCTACCGAGTCAAGCGTGGCGACAATTTGGGCGCCATCGCCAAGGCTCACCGCGTTTCGGTGAGCGACCTGCGGCGCTGGAACCGCCTCTCCGGCAATCACCTTAAAGCCGGCCAAGTACTCGCCCTGCGTGGTGGCAACGCCTCAAGTGGCGCAGCCAGCCGCGTCGCGGCCTCCAAGCAGCGCTCCACCCAGTACAAGGTCCGCAAGGGCGACTCCCTGTATGCGGTGGCCAAGCGCTTCAACGTCGAGATGAAACACCTCAAGCGCTGGAACCCTCGTAGCGGCCACGCCCTCAAGCCTGGGCAGACCCTGACCGTCTACCTGTCGCACTGACCTCATCGCCTCGGGGCCGCTGCGCCCCTCCGGGCTATCGCCAGCTCACACAACGACGGCATCATCCTGCAGGAGCTGGCGTTAGCCTGCGATGGGCTGCACCGCAGCCCCCAGAGACAAATCCAGTCACAAAGCCCCACGCCCAGACCCGCGCCAGACACCCTTTTTCCATCCCAGACAAGCTGTTACTGTACCCCGACCAACGCCCCACGCTGCCTGGATCGGATCACCGACTTGATACGTCCCCTCCTGTTGCTTTCACTCAGCCTCGCCATGAGCCTTCCCGCTGCCGCAACGGTGAGTGAAAGCCATGGTTATGCGCAGTTCGGCACCCTCAAGTACCCAGCCACCTTCACCCATTTCGACTGGGTCAACCCGCAAGCGCCCAAGGGCGGCACATTGCGGGCCATGGCGTTCGGCACCTTCGATACGCTCAATCCCTACACCTTCAAGGGCTCAAGCCCGGTCACCACGCCGAACTTCCTGCAGTACGGGGTCAATGAGCTGAACGAGCCGCTGATGGTCGGCACCGGCCAGTACGACCCTTCCGGCGATGAGCCCACCTCCAGCTACGGCCTGATCGCCCGCTCGGTGGAGTACAGCGAGGACCGTAGCTGGGTGGTGTTCAACCTTCGCCCCGAGGCGCGCTTCCACGATGGCCGCCCCATCACGTCGGCAGATGTAGCGTTCTCCTACCGCACCCTGCTCAAGGAAGGCCATCCGATCTACCGCACCAACCTGCAGGAAGTGCAGCGCGTGGACATCCTCGGCCCACTGCGTATCCGCTTCGTCTTCAAGCGCGCCGGCAACCCGCTTTTGATCCTGCGCCTGGGCGAGATGCCGGTGCTGCCCAAGCACTACTGGAAAGACCGCAACTTCAAGGCCACCACCTTCGAGCCGCCCCTGGGCAGCGGCCCCTATCGCATCACCGAAGTCCAGCCCGGCCGACGCCTGGTGTTCGAGCGGGTGAAGAACTACTGGGGCAAGCACCTCGCCGTCAATCGCGGCAAGTACAACTTCGACCGCGTCGAGTATGAGTTCTACCGCGATGCCACGGTCGCCTTCGAAGCCTTCAAGGCCGGCGAATTCGACATCTATATCGAGCACCAGGCCAAGAACTGGGCCAACGGCTACACCTTCCCAGCGGTACGCCGCGGCCAGGTGATCAAGGCGCAGATCCCGCACCGCATCCCGACGCAAACCCAGGGCCTGTTCATGAACAGCCGCCGGGCCAACTTCAGCGACGCTCGGGTGCGCCAGGCCCTGGGCCTGATGCTCGACTTCGAGTGGACAAACCGCGCCCTGTTCAGCAGCGCCTACCGCCGCTCGACCAGCTACTACCCCAACAGCGAGTTCGCCGCCACCGGCCTGCCCAAGGGCAAGGAGTGGCTGCTGCTGGCGCCGTTCCGTGACGAACTGCCACCCAAGCTGTTCACCGAACCCTACACGGTCAGCCACACCGACGGGCGCGGCATCAGCCGCCAGACCCTGCGCCAGGCCTTGGCGCTATTCGCCCAGGCCGGCTGGAAACTCAACGGCCAGCGCCTGGTCAACGCCAAGGGCCAGCAGTTCCGTATGGAGCTGCTGCTGGTCAACCCGAACCTCGAACGCATCCTCCAACCCTACGTGGAGAACCTCGCCAGCATGGGCATCGACGCGCACCTGCGCACGGTCGATCGCGCCCAGTACAAGCAGCGCCTGGACCAGTTCGACTTCGACATGATCCTCATGACCCTCAACCAGACCCTGAGCCCGGGTCTGGAGCAATGGCTGTATTTCCACTCGAGCCAAGCCTCGGTCAAAGGCAGCAAGAACTACGCTGGAGTGAAGGACCCGGTGGTCGACCACCTGCTCGACACCCTGCTCGCCGCCCGCACCCGCGCCGACCAGGTCGCCGCCGCCCGCGCCCTGGACCGGGTGCTGTCGTGGCAGTACTACATGATTCCCAACTGGTATCTCGACAATCACCGCTTGGCCTACCGCAACCGGTTCGCCTTCGTCACCACACCGCCCTACACCCTGGGCCTGAACAGTTGGTGGCTCAAGACTTCGGAGAAAGCCCAATGATGCCAACGCCCCCCT
Protein-coding regions in this window:
- a CDS encoding lytic transglycosylase domain-containing protein, whose translation is MSSRSRRTSHSVALTRLAQISALALAATLVGCQSTRQLDESDSVRASYQARVKHKPAPLMVKKAEQTPQDVWERMRQGFALQDNIDVNPRIEQQRLWFASNPSFLENAGERGSLYLHYIVERLEERDMPLELALLPAIESAYNPMAYSRAHAVGLWQFIPSTGRHFNLRQTNFYDGRRDITASTNAALDYLGRLHDMFNGDWLLALAAYNAGEGTVSRAIERNERLGLPTDYWNLPLPQETRDYVPKLLALSQVVMTPQAYGVSLSPIANEPYFEAVAINDRLDLSRVAAFADIDEDELIQLNPAFKKRMTVDGPKQLLVPTAKAQLLTDSLSNLKPEELVSLQPNKAVFQAALAEAKAPAATRSYRVKRGDNLGAIAKAHRVSVSDLRRWNRLSGNHLKAGQVLALRGGNASSGAASRVAASKQRSTQYKVRKGDSLYAVAKRFNVEMKHLKRWNPRSGHALKPGQTLTVYLSH
- a CDS encoding extracellular solute-binding protein yields the protein MIRPLLLLSLSLAMSLPAAATVSESHGYAQFGTLKYPATFTHFDWVNPQAPKGGTLRAMAFGTFDTLNPYTFKGSSPVTTPNFLQYGVNELNEPLMVGTGQYDPSGDEPTSSYGLIARSVEYSEDRSWVVFNLRPEARFHDGRPITSADVAFSYRTLLKEGHPIYRTNLQEVQRVDILGPLRIRFVFKRAGNPLLILRLGEMPVLPKHYWKDRNFKATTFEPPLGSGPYRITEVQPGRRLVFERVKNYWGKHLAVNRGKYNFDRVEYEFYRDATVAFEAFKAGEFDIYIEHQAKNWANGYTFPAVRRGQVIKAQIPHRIPTQTQGLFMNSRRANFSDARVRQALGLMLDFEWTNRALFSSAYRRSTSYYPNSEFAATGLPKGKEWLLLAPFRDELPPKLFTEPYTVSHTDGRGISRQTLRQALALFAQAGWKLNGQRLVNAKGQQFRMELLLVNPNLERILQPYVENLASMGIDAHLRTVDRAQYKQRLDQFDFDMILMTLNQTLSPGLEQWLYFHSSQASVKGSKNYAGVKDPVVDHLLDTLLAARTRADQVAAARALDRVLSWQYYMIPNWYLDNHRLAYRNRFAFVTTPPYTLGLNSWWLKTSEKAQ